In Capsicum annuum cultivar UCD-10X-F1 chromosome 7, UCD10Xv1.1, whole genome shotgun sequence, one genomic interval encodes:
- the LOC124885741 gene encoding uncharacterized protein LOC124885741 — protein MPRPPPPFPQRLKKKEDNEKFGKFMAVMKQRTVMVPLMESLVQKKPNPGAFTIPCTVGPIKFEKGLCDLAASINLMPLAVYKRLNVGEPTTTKIQLVMVDRSIKRPVGILHNVLVKVADFILPADFVVLDCDVDFEVPIIL, from the exons atgccaagaccaccacctccatttccgCAGaggttaaagaagaaagaagataatgaaaaatttGGCAAGTTCATGGCAGTAATGAAACAACGGACAGTGATGgtgccattgatggag TCCTTAGTACAGAAAAAGCCTAATcctggtgctttcactattccgtGCACAGTAGGACCCATAAAATTTGAGAAAGGTTTGTGTGACCTTGCcgcaagtattaatttgatgccgctggcCGTCTATAAGAGGCTTAATGTAGGGGAACCTACTACTACAAAAATACAACTCGTGATGGTAGATAGGTCAATCAAAAGACCTGTAGGTATTCTACATAACGTGCTGGTGAAAGTGGCCGACTTCATTCTCCCTGCGGATTTTGTGGTTCTagactgtgatgttgattttgaggtgcCTATTATTCTGTGA